Sequence from the Cryptococcus neoformans var. neoformans JEC21 chromosome 1, complete sequence genome:
ctcatcaacatcaaccCAGACGCCCATATCCATCATTGCTGCACACTCTCTCCAGCCAGGTTGGTCAAGAAGAGTATAAAGACCTTCTATGAGGATGATGCGGTGTCCGGGTAAGATAGGGAAAGGTGAAGGCTTGGGATCTTTAGAAGCATGGTCGAATGTTGGAAAGGGGATGTTTCTCGGCGGGTGAGGGTAAAGAGGAATGCGGAGAAGTGAGAGGAAACTTCTATATGAATTCAAATTAAAAGTAAAAGAAGCTCCCTATAGGGAAACTGTTTCAGTATTGTCGATGAGATATTTTCAAGGATGTGCTCACCCTTCTCCAATGAGCGTCCTGAGGATCATCAAAGTCGTCTAATTCCTCTCGACGATAATGCCATCCATCCAAACCTATCGTTAAGGCAACCTCGTCGTCATTTCCTTGCTGGATATTCCCTTCGGCAAGCAAAGATGAAACAGGATTCTCAATGTGAGAAGGATTTGTGGGTGGATGGCCAAGGATGAAGGAATTGAGGGCATCGGCGAGGGGATATGCGAGAGTAGATTTACCCGATCCAGGTGGCCTGTTATGCCGCCCGTTCGGTCCATGCCGTGAGTTTTTGTTGGCTCATACTGAGTATAGCGAGAATAGAGGTACACACCCTGCTATTGCGACTAGGAGTCTCCTATCTTTTGGAAGTCTCGTAATGGTTAGTTCTGAAATTCAATCTTTACGCACGCGCAGCAAGCGAAGGGAGCTTTACTTACTCGTTATACTTTTTGGCAATTTCGTTGACGAGTTGTTCAGGGGTAACCTGCATGACTTGGACACGTTCAATGATTCTTTTGTCGAATAAATGATGTCTCCTTTTAATatggaaagatgaaagtAATGCTATATCGGACACAAACTACTACGTAAACACGCCGACGAGACAACGAAACATTTGAGTGTTTCACCTCCACCGGAGTCCGAAGCCGATTCATTCATTGCGTCTTGATCCCTCGCTCTCGCTGTCTTCagcaccttcttctctgtaCCCTTTGTTGTTatccagcttcttccctccctcccatcATATGTACTCCCTTCCCACCCAGTCTCTATCACATATTaattctccttctcatccatcttctcctcagcctGCAGCCTTCCCgtcatccccttctttaCTGCGAGACGTCGGCGATGAGCAAATGATATGGGAACCCATAGAACCCATAGTGCCTGTACGTGATGCCAAGCAGATTAGATATAACGTTGACTTTACATTTTCTGTCCAGGATACCAGTCAGATGCATTATCTGGCTTTGGATACCAACATATTGATCAACTATTTGAACACTGTTCGGACTCTACATACCTTACTGTCGGCTTCTGTTGATCGATTAAGGCTATTGATACTTATTCCTATAAAAGTCATTCAAGGTTAGTTGACTCATTCAACAGCATTGGGTCCATCGCAGCTGACCCGGAATAGAGATTGATGGTCTCAAGCATTCACAAAAACTACCGTACCCTGACTCACCCGTTGATATAGGCCGTCTTGCTAGACTTGCCAACACTTGGCTATTGGAGACGAATAGAATaaagagagaaggtggATTGTCTGCGGTAAGATGTCAAAgcttgaaagagagataCGACCGTTCGATGATTGTGGGTCTACGTTCTTGTTTTATTGCCTTGGGCTATGTTGCTGACCTTACTAGGGCGGGAAAGGTGACGACGATATTCTGGACTGCTGTATGTATTTCGATCAACATGGAGCTAAGGTCGTGTTGTGGACAAATGACAAAAATCTTAGCCTGAAGGTAAGATCTACACCCATAGGCTACTTATTTGGTGCTCACTGTGGCCGAACTTCCAAAGTAGGCTGAGGCCAATAACATCCAAACTTTGGGTGgtcatccatcatctctcagTGCTCTCCTAAAAGTTTCTGGGGCAGACCTCCCCAGCGACTTATGGGATCAGGCTGCTGCACTAGATGGTGACGCTCAAAAATCGGCTGAATCGCCAGAGACACATAAAGACAATTCCGACATACATATGAATGATGCCGATCACTTAGTATATATAACAGCTGCTTTGAGTTTACAGAGAGCTGATTCTCAGTGTGCCCTCACAGGTCGAATCTTGCCATGATTTTGATAGTCTCTCATCGCCAATCTTTGACCAGTCAAACAGTGGCAAACCGAAATACTTTGCCGATCTCCCACCAATATTCTCTCATGGTTCTCGTGAGATCAACCAAGTGCATACTCCGCCCCAAGCCGACACTGTTCAAAGACGctaccctcttctttccaacCCTGGACAGGATGACGATATTGAAATTGATGAAGAGCCATTATCTCACTGCTCTGCCTTTTCATCTCGGACAACTCACTCAGCTGCTTCAACCAGCCACGCATCTTCGATACACGCTGAACTCTCGTCGCACAGACGGTTTGCCCGTCACCCATCAAGTCTGATGCTGTCATCTCTTCGCATATCGCTTCTGTCTCCAACACTTGCCCTCATATCTCACCCCTCTTACGCGCCACAtgtttcatcttctcccccgCCATCAACCCTACCGTCAGTCTCTATCCTATCAACTCTACTTTCTTCCTTAACGTCCCTTGATTCATACCTCTCATCACAATCATATCCCATTGAGCATCCCTTGCGATTGAGCTTAATGCGAGGGACAATTGCTGTCAAAACAATTCAAAAGTACATCGAGTACCATGAAAACCCCCAAGCAAACGGCGGAACTAGGAGAATCAAGACAAATGATATGCTCGTGGCCGTGAATAATTTGAGAGATACATTGAAGGACCTGGAtgtggagatggggatggacGTGCTCGACGATTTCAAGGGATATGACTGATTTTTTTGCATGATTAGCTACATAGATACGTACTCACAAGACAGGGCGGCCCGAAGGTAACAGTCAAGCAGGCATATTTGTTGGTCCAGCAATCATATATTGATACAACCCGAGCCAACACAAAACAGATGACGTGATAAATACCATGCATATACACCAAATACAAAACAGAATGACAGACCAACAGTGATCCGTCATATGGATCCTTGACGAACTGATTTTTTAGAAATGTAATAATTAGAGACTGCGGCGTGACATATGACACAATTTTGATGTTTGCTTTCAGCTGGCTCTCCAAGCGTTTACTCAGAGCCGtttcgaagaagagggtggagCTACGTCGGTGATTAATGTTTGTCTTTTGTCACTGGTAAAGTCAACTCACAAGCTGCTCATGTAAGGCTTTGCCTGCAGGAATCATAGGATATACGTGTTCGCTAGAAACGAGACATTCAAGTACGATAGGCCTCTTGCCATCGTACTCCAGGAACTCCTTCATCATTCGAGGCAGATCTTCGAGCTTCGTGCACCTGAGTCCTTTGGTTCCCATAGACTCTGAGAGCTTAACGAAGTCGGGGTTGGTCATTCGGGTATGGGAGTATCGGTTTTCGTAGAAAAGGTCTGTGATTTCTCGGTCAGTATATAATTGTGTAAGAATCAAAGAAAGGATCAGTCACCTTGCCATTGCTCAACCATCCCTTGGAATTCATTGTTGAACAACAATACCTTGACACCGATGTCGTACTGGCTTGCAGTGGCTAGCTCCATGGCAGTCATGGAAAAGCTTGCATCACCGTCGATGTCTATCACATACTTTTCAGGAGCGGCAACCTTGGCGCCGATAGCTGAGGGAAGACCAAAGCCCATAGTACCAAGACCACCAGAAGAGACCCACGAACGAGGCTCAGTCCATCGGTAGTACTGACAGGCCCACATTTGATGTTGACCAACACCAGTCGAGATGATAaacttctcctctgtaTTCATTGTAAGTTATAAAGTCAGAATTATATGGAAACCAGTTTGACTCACTGCCGAGAGCTTCAGCCTGTCGGTCAAGCTCCTGAACAACCTCTTGGGGCTTCAACTTCTGGCCCTCCTGGCTAGGAGTGTATGTGAAGGGGTACCTTTCCTTAGTAGCCTTGCATCGGCCAATCCAGGCAGATCGGTCGACGGCTTCAATTTGAGGGACAAGCTCTGCAAGAGAGGCAACGACATCGCCGAGCACAGGAATCTGGGCCTCAACAATCTTATTGATGTTTTTGGGTTGGATTTCGAAGTGAATGATACCACCTCGGccctcagcagcagcagctttgGCAGCGGGAGCGAAGGCTTGTTCAATCATCAGTTTGATTCGCAATCTGGCCTATACTTAGACTACTCACTATCAACCTTCCCTGTCACACGatcatcaaatctcactCCCAAGGCAATCAGCACGTCCGCCTCTTGCATCGCAAAGTTGGCGTATGCAGACCCATGCATACCGATCATGTGTAAACTCTTCTCGTCTCTCTCGTCGAAGGCTCCCAGACCCTGAAGAGTGGTGGTCACAGGAATCCTCCCCTTGTCAGAGAGCTCCTTGAGAAGTTTAGGGCCTTCAGGGGACGAAAGGACACCGTTACCGGCGAAGATAATGGGTCTCTTAGCCTTGTTGATCATCTGCGCAGCCTCTGTAATCAAATCGGCATCGCCTGGAAGGGGGTCGGACGGTTGAGATGACGGGTTGAGAGgattggaaggaaggtaAGGAGAGTGACCAGGTTGAGCAGATTTAGCGGGGATTGGTGTCCGGAGGATAGCAGCGGTCACAtccttgggaagatcaacCAAAACGGGGCCAGGACGGCCGGTGGTAGCAATCTTGAAAGCTTCGTTGATTCTTCTCGGGAGCTCAGCGATGTCTTTGACCATAACGTTCCACTTTGTGCAACTTCTAGAAATACCGACGACATCGGCTTCTTGGAAAGCATCGGAACCAATCAGGTTCGTGGCGACCTGACCACAGAAGACAACCATAGGCACACCGTCACTCAAGGCATCTTGCATCGGGGTAATGACATTGGTAGCGCCAGGACCAGAAGTGACAAGGACAACACCTGGTTTGCCAGAAACGCGAGCGTAGCCTTCCGCCATGTGGCCAGCACCCTGCTCGTGTCTTGGAAGAACGAAATCGAAGTGAGGGGAGTTATAGATGGCGTCAAAGACAGGAAGAATGGCGCCGCCGGGATAACCAAAGACCTGCTTTACGTCGTGACGAAGCATCATCTCTTGGAAGATTTGGCCACCGGAGAGACCGATAAATCTAATGATAACCTTAGCACACAATATGCAAGTTCCAAATGCGACCTACGAGTAGTCCAACCCGTTCTTTACCTGGCCGTCGCTTTCAAAACGAGGCGTATTAGCAGGCATGGGCTGAGGCGCTGCCTGAAAGTGTTGGGCAGGTTGAGGTCTGACAGCAGGActtgcagcagcagtagaAGCGCTGCTTTGAATTTTCCTGGCATGGGCCCGGACACGCTCCTTGGCCTCGATAGTCATACCTTTCTCGCGGATGGGAGCATCGTACACGGGAGCTGGGGCGTTTTGAGTGGAAGACGTGTGGATGTTGTTGGAATAACGGTCAGTGGACCTGTGTCTTCTTTGGAGGCCCGACTGAAGGACTGCGTTCGGGGGAGGGATGCGTCtgagaagacgagattgGCGTGTAAGCATTTTGATGACTGTCGATGAGAGTTAAGAaatggagatggggatatGCGTCTTGACTTGCCAGAAGCTGGCGGTTGCTGATTATTTCGATTTCTCCGCGTCTCTGACTCGAGCGGCCGAATCTCGCTTCGACTTTTCGAATTCCCTCCCTGAAAAAATTAATGCCAAGTGGATTCTTTCAAAAGCGGCGTTACCCGCCTAATCTTGGTAGTagttcctcctcctcctcctcttcttgcgcGTTCTTACTCCATCATATCACGCGAGCCAGCCGCCCGTGCGTAGAACATGTTTGACAGCGGAGTTCCACCAAACTCCATTTAGTTCATTTTTGAGCCCCACACGGAAAGGAGTAAACTCGGTCCGGGGCTTACACGGGACGAACTGGAGAACCTATGCCAACCAGCTTCTGCTGTGCCTGGCTTGCCGAAATGCCGTTTGCCGTATACACAATATGCAACAACGCTGTAAATATTCCCAC
This genomic interval carries:
- a CDS encoding expressed protein; its protein translation is MYSLPTQSLSHINSPSHPSSPQPAAFPSSPSLLRDVGDEQMIWEPIEPIVPDTSQMHYLALDTNILINYLNTVRTLHTLLSASVDRLRLLILIPIKVIQEIDGLKHSQKLPYPDSPVDIGRLARLANTWLLETNRIKREGGLSAVRCQSLKERYDRSMIGGKGDDDILDCCMYFDQHGAKVVLWTNDKNLSLKAEANNIQTLGGHPSSLSALLKVSGADLPSDLWDQAAALDGDAQKSAESPETHKDNSDIHMNDADHLVESCHDFDSLSSPIFDQSNSGKPKYFADLPPIFSHGSREINQVHTPPQADTVQRRYPLLSNPGQDDDIEIDEEPLSHCSAFSSRTTHSAASTSHASSIHAELSSHRRFARHPSSLMLSSLRISLLSPTLALISHPSYAPHVSSSPPPSTLPSVSILSTLLSSLTSLDSYLSSQSYPIEHPLRLSLMRGTIAVKTIQKYIEYHENPQANGGTRRIKTNDMLVAVNNLRDTLKDLDVEMGMDVLDDFKGYD
- a CDS encoding acetolactate synthase, putative, producing MLTRQSRLLRRIPPPNAVLQSGLQRRHRSTDRYSNNIHTSSTQNAPAPVYDAPIREKGMTIEAKERVRAHARKIQSSASTAAASPAVRPQPAQHFQAAPQPMPANTPRFESDGQVKNGLDYSFIGLSGGQIFQEMMLRHDVKQVFGYPGGAILPVFDAIYNSPHFDFVLPRHEQGAGHMAEGYARVSGKPGVVLVTSGPGATNVITPMQDALSDGVPMVVFCGQVATNLIGSDAFQEADVVGISRSCTKWNVMVKDIAELPRRINEAFKIATTGRPGPVLVDLPKDVTAAILRTPIPAKSAQPGHSPYLPSNPLNPSSQPSDPLPGDADLITEAAQMINKAKRPIIFAGNGVLSSPEGPKLLKELSDKGRIPVTTTLQGLGAFDERDEKSLHMIGMHGSAYANFAMQEADVLIALGVRFDDRVTGKVDTFAPAAKAAAAEGRGGIIHFEIQPKNINKIVEAQIPVLGDVVASLAELVPQIEAVDRSAWIGRCKATKERYPFTYTPSQEGQKLKPQEVVQELDRQAEALGKEKFIISTGVGQHQMWACQYYRWTEPRSWVSSGGLGTMGFGLPSAIGAKVAAPEKYVIDIDGDASFSMTAMELATASQYDIGVKVLLFNNEFQGMVEQWQDLFYENRYSHTRMTNPDFVKLSESMGTKGLRCTKLEDLPRMMKEFLEYDGKRPIVLECLVSSEHVYPMIPAGKALHEQLLHPLLRNGSE